GACGTCATTGCGGTCGACAACCCCAGCGAACTGCCCGACATGTCCGACGTCGAAGTCATCTTAGAACCGATGCTGAAGATCAGCGTCTTGACGCCCACCGACTACACCGGCCAGGTCATGGAGCTGTGCCAGAGCCGTCGCGGCAACATGACCCGCATGGAGTACCTGTCGCCCGAGCGGGTCGAGCTGGCCTACGAGATTCCGCTGGCCGAGGTGGTCACCGACTTCTTCGACCAGCTGAAGAGCCGCACCCAGGGCTACGCGTCGCTCGACTACGAGCCGTCCGACTACCAGGCGGCCAAGCTGGTGAAGGTCGACATCTTGTTGAACGCCCAGCCGGTCGATGCTTTCAGCACCATCGTGCACACCGACAAGGCATACGACTATGGGCGGCGGATGGCCGAGAAGCTGCGCGAGCTGATTCCTCGCCAGCTGTTCGATGTGCCCATCCAGGCTGCCATCGGCGGCCGCATCATCGCCCGCGAGACGGTCAAGGCCAAGCGCAAGGACGTGCTGGCCAAGTGCTACGGCGGCGACATCACGCGCAAGCGCAAGCTCCTCGAGCGCCAGAAAGAGGGCAAGAAGCGCATGAAGTCGATCGGTCGTGTCGAGGTGCCTCAAGAAGCGTTCGTGTCGGCGCTGAAGCTCGACGACTAGCCAACAGCGCCTAACGAGCAGCGTTCAATCGCTCACCACTTGAGACCCAGCGAGCCGCCGAGTTTGGCAGAGTCGACCTTCCATCCGTCGCCGAGCTTGAGGGTCTCGCCCTCCTCGATCTTCCATCGCTGGGCGCCGCCGTCGGGTCGACCGCCCCAGCCCTTGCCGTCGAACGAGAACCCCGACACCTCGTCGTCGGCAGCAGCGGCCCGCTCGAGTATTCCGCCCAGCACCGCCTGTTCGGCCTCGGTCAGATCGAGGCTGTCGAGCTTTGCCGCCAGGCTCTCTACGTCTTCCTTGGTGAATTCGGTGCTCATGAGTCTCCGATCTGGGGGTTGGTTGCGTGCATGACGACCGTGCTGGTGGACGGTTACGCCTGCGGACGAGGCTTGTACGCTGTGACCACGAATCCGTCGACTGGTTGGCCACCTTCGTTGCGCAAGACGTCGGGCGACAACGCCACCAGGTCGAGCCCGGCTTTCGCGATCGAACCACGAAGGTGCTCGCGCGAATGGGCGAACCTGCCGTGGTGTTGCAGCGAGTAGGCGGCCTCAGGTGAGGGGTCGGCTTCGACGCTGAACACCAGCGTTCCTCCGCGCGCCAGCGCCAATGCCGCAGCACCGAGCACGGCCGTCAGATCTCCGAAGTAGATCAGCACGTCGGCCGACGCGATCACGTCGAATCGATCTGGGCCATCGCCGAGGTAACCGGTGAGCTCGTTTTGGATCAGCTCGTCATAACAACCCCGCTCGCGGGCGTGTTGCAACATGGCGCCCGACAGGTCGACCCCCGTGAGGGTCTGGGCGAAAGGCCGCAGGCCCGGGCCACACAGGCCTGTTCCGCATCCGGCGTCGAGCACGCGCAGGTCGGCCCGTGCATCCCCGACCGCCTCGCCAACAGCGTCGACCACGAGCTCTGGAGCGCGATAGCCCAGCCGGCCCAGCGACTGGTCGAACGAGGCTGCGTAGCCATCGAACAGAACGGTCACATAGTCGTCGTCGGCCCGCTCTGGTGTCGGCGCCGAGCCGCACGCTGCCAGCATGTGCCGCCCGATGGGGTCGTCTGGGTGCATTGCGACCCAGCGACTGACCACACCGATGGCCTCGTCTCGCTTGCCTGCGTGATGCAGCAGCCTGACCAGGATGTCGGCCTCACGAGGCGAGTACCCGCCCAGTTGGGCAGCGGTCGAGTAGGCGCTGAGCGCGTCGTCATGGCGTCCCAGGTCGGCGAGTACGTCGCCGAGGAAGTGATGCGCCGCGGTGTTGGCCGTGTCGAACGAGACCGCTTCGCGGTAGGTCTCCTCAGCTTCTGCGACTCGGCCCGAGTTGCGCAGGACGTGCCCGGCGGCCGTCATCAGGAGGCTCGTGCGCCTCGAATCTCGCGCCCGTGGGTTGTCGGCGGCTGTCACTGGGCTTCTCCTGTCCTTCGACCCTCGAGACGCCCCAACGCAGTCGCGGTTACGCGACCGAATCGGCCAGCGGCCAGGAGCGACATGGGTCACACCCACCTATGATCTGTGCATGAAGGAACTCGTCTATCCGCGCATCTTCTATCCGGCCATCGATAAGTACGGAGACAAGGAGGTGATGGTCTCGGGCGGGTATCGAGCCACGATGCGAGAACACGCAGATCGTGTTCTTCGCCTGTGCGATGTGCTCGCCAATCGCCTCGGTGTAGGCCCCACCGATCGGTTCGCCGTCATGGCGCTGAATGGTCACCAATACGAGGAGCTCTATCACGCGGCGTTCCTTGGCGCCGGCGTCATCAACCCGC
This genomic stretch from Acidimicrobiales bacterium harbors:
- a CDS encoding methyltransferase domain-containing protein, with amino-acid sequence MTAAGHVLRNSGRVAEAEETYREAVSFDTANTAAHHFLGDVLADLGRHDDALSAYSTAAQLGGYSPREADILVRLLHHAGKRDEAIGVVSRWVAMHPDDPIGRHMLAACGSAPTPERADDDYVTVLFDGYAASFDQSLGRLGYRAPELVVDAVGEAVGDARADLRVLDAGCGTGLCGPGLRPFAQTLTGVDLSGAMLQHARERGCYDELIQNELTGYLGDGPDRFDVIASADVLIYFGDLTAVLGAAALALARGGTLVFSVEADPSPEAAYSLQHHGRFAHSREHLRGSIAKAGLDLVALSPDVLRNEGGQPVDGFVVTAYKPRPQA